The following coding sequences lie in one Pontibacter sp. G13 genomic window:
- a CDS encoding DUF4132 domain-containing protein: MTSIELSQYISTLTKRLAQGSADPSHAEEWAKKIVKWHNVAGRISTENMEGLIQSFTRLNHESQLLSIGAVLWILARNEKRGFDLESLTAKMIRMIGPLTLGELSFLVGEVTHFFHAERIGFYLFPYSDLMNLLERNIHEFPIPEQLNRQLEPLAQAFLYAQDPSELKKRLSILQWQDDKGIVIVQDAVGTEIQSFRVTNPDGWEAFIPLLQQAGKGSKPSMKWKKQVKAYLKEHQRDWESDFEHLINLTIQSIQKGHRTKTSLDVNPLTLDMIRGVVWAWPYLDSQKVFPKLEELTHWSFKKLPSIGALAKKIGNAGIYVFGQQAPEIGLPYLKKLKHKIKYPSVNKLIDKQIQQMANASDISMESLAEMTTPHFGLSYGKRAWELDEYRAILTLTPSWQVKLAWETPAGKRQKTLPKTLATTHKEEIKAIKKTAKEVKEQLAIQTQHIQGMYLRLRKMDFPHWNTHFRQHPLVGMIAEGLIWRFESETHSIDLISSDGEWINILGEPVEPNLDEMQVSLWHPCQGTRQEVENWRETLASEGIIQPFVQVGRNLYRYGVETSHSDTHSTKFEGIWLQQHAMENWLKKQGWSYSLQGQWDSGNYPTKRAGAFEAILEVGVDFQNGETTPAGIFKYVRMGKLTFNHAGSPQDLSEIPPIIFSEIHYELYRLSLLTEAPEMNAGRIKK, translated from the coding sequence ATGACCAGCATCGAGCTCTCTCAGTATATTTCTACTTTGACCAAAAGATTAGCCCAAGGTTCAGCCGATCCAAGTCATGCCGAAGAATGGGCGAAAAAGATTGTGAAATGGCATAACGTAGCGGGCAGGATCTCCACAGAGAATATGGAAGGGCTCATTCAGTCATTTACCCGATTGAACCATGAATCGCAGCTATTGAGCATTGGAGCTGTGCTCTGGATACTTGCTCGCAATGAAAAGCGGGGATTTGATCTAGAATCCCTAACAGCAAAAATGATACGAATGATAGGTCCATTGACGCTTGGAGAATTGAGTTTCTTGGTAGGTGAGGTCACCCATTTTTTTCATGCAGAGCGCATTGGATTCTACCTTTTCCCATATTCAGACCTCATGAATCTACTTGAGCGCAACATCCATGAATTTCCGATACCAGAACAACTGAACAGGCAATTGGAACCTTTGGCTCAGGCATTTTTGTACGCACAAGATCCCTCAGAATTAAAAAAGCGGCTAAGTATCCTCCAATGGCAAGATGACAAGGGCATCGTCATTGTTCAAGATGCTGTGGGAACTGAAATCCAATCGTTTCGAGTGACCAATCCAGATGGTTGGGAAGCCTTCATTCCACTCCTTCAGCAAGCCGGAAAAGGATCCAAACCCTCGATGAAGTGGAAGAAACAGGTCAAGGCTTATCTCAAGGAACATCAACGCGATTGGGAATCAGATTTTGAGCATTTGATCAATCTCACCATTCAGTCCATCCAAAAAGGGCATCGAACGAAAACGTCCCTAGACGTAAATCCATTGACCTTAGACATGATCAGGGGGGTGGTATGGGCCTGGCCCTATCTAGATTCGCAGAAGGTATTTCCCAAATTGGAGGAACTCACCCATTGGTCCTTCAAAAAACTTCCGAGTATTGGGGCACTCGCCAAGAAGATCGGCAATGCAGGCATCTATGTATTTGGACAGCAAGCTCCAGAAATCGGACTCCCCTACCTGAAAAAGCTCAAGCATAAGATCAAATATCCATCTGTCAACAAACTCATCGACAAGCAAATCCAGCAGATGGCCAATGCTTCAGACATCTCCATGGAATCCCTCGCTGAAATGACCACCCCACATTTTGGGCTTTCTTATGGAAAACGGGCATGGGAATTAGATGAATACCGGGCAATTTTGACGCTTACACCCAGCTGGCAAGTGAAATTAGCATGGGAAACTCCCGCTGGAAAACGGCAAAAAACCCTTCCCAAAACGCTTGCTACTACCCACAAGGAAGAAATAAAAGCCATCAAGAAAACCGCCAAAGAGGTCAAGGAACAACTTGCCATCCAGACACAGCATATACAGGGAATGTATTTGAGGCTACGAAAGATGGATTTCCCTCATTGGAATACCCATTTTCGGCAGCACCCACTCGTAGGCATGATCGCGGAAGGATTGATCTGGCGGTTTGAATCCGAGACACATTCTATCGACTTGATTTCGTCAGACGGAGAATGGATCAATATTCTGGGAGAACCCGTGGAGCCCAACCTCGATGAAATGCAAGTGAGTCTTTGGCATCCCTGCCAAGGCACTAGGCAAGAGGTCGAAAACTGGCGAGAAACGCTTGCGAGTGAAGGAATCATCCAACCATTTGTACAGGTTGGAAGAAACCTATATCGGTACGGTGTGGAAACCTCACATTCAGATACTCATTCCACGAAATTTGAGGGCATTTGGCTCCAGCAACACGCTATGGAAAATTGGCTCAAAAAACAAGGCTGGTCCTATAGCCTTCAGGGACAATGGGATTCTGGCAACTACCCAACCAAACGAGCTGGAGCGTTCGAAGCGATATTGGAAGTAGGAGTTGACTTTCAAAATGGGGAGACTACGCCAGCAGGCATTTTTAAATATGTCAGAATGGGCAAATTGACCTTCAATCATGCTGGTTCGCCTCAAGATCTCAGCGAGATCCCGCCTATCATTTTTTCGGAAATACACTACGAATTGTATCGACTTTCCCTTTTGACCGAAGCACCTGAAATGAATGCCGGCAGGATCAAAAAATGA
- the sdaAA gene encoding L-serine ammonia-lyase, iron-sulfur-dependent, subunit alpha: MSILFDSFQEWKEACERTQAPPWKPVLEYEIVQKNREESFIWEKLEQAYAVMKDAVQTGLTEDMTSFSGMVKNGAKKVINSPISVLGPQFQKLIAYSLAAKEVNSCMGRIVAAPTAGASGIMPGVLVMMEELHEIEPRKLHEGMLVSAGIALIIEKRASIAGAVGGCQAETGTAAAMAAGAIVYTLGGDLETIFESVAITIMNMLGLICDPVAGLVEVPCVKRNGSAAVIAFASAQIALAGDSAMIPVDEVIDAMGEVGASMEDKYKETALGGIANTPTAREIEARVLVQEAEQVEEEI; the protein is encoded by the coding sequence ATGTCCATACTGTTTGATAGCTTCCAAGAATGGAAGGAAGCTTGCGAACGCACTCAAGCCCCTCCGTGGAAGCCCGTCCTCGAATACGAGATAGTTCAGAAGAATCGCGAGGAATCCTTTATCTGGGAGAAGCTGGAACAGGCCTATGCAGTCATGAAGGATGCGGTACAGACAGGCCTCACCGAAGACATGACATCTTTCAGCGGCATGGTCAAGAACGGCGCCAAGAAGGTCATCAATTCGCCAATCAGCGTACTTGGGCCTCAGTTCCAGAAGCTCATCGCCTATTCACTTGCCGCCAAGGAAGTGAATTCGTGCATGGGACGGATCGTAGCGGCACCGACCGCTGGTGCTTCTGGAATCATGCCGGGTGTGCTGGTCATGATGGAGGAGCTACACGAGATCGAACCCCGAAAGCTACACGAGGGCATGTTGGTGTCCGCCGGGATCGCCTTGATCATTGAAAAGCGCGCCTCGATTGCCGGGGCCGTAGGTGGGTGCCAGGCTGAAACAGGAACTGCGGCAGCCATGGCCGCGGGAGCGATTGTCTATACCTTGGGAGGAGATCTGGAGACCATTTTCGAGTCGGTCGCCATCACGATCATGAATATGCTCGGACTCATCTGTGACCCAGTGGCGGGATTGGTAGAGGTGCCTTGTGTAAAACGAAATGGGTCTGCAGCAGTGATTGCCTTTGCTTCTGCGCAAATCGCCCTTGCTGGAGATTCAGCAATGATTCCCGTCGATGAGGTGATCGATGCGATGGGAGAGGTGGGCGCTTCGATGGAAGACAAATACAAGGAAACGGCCCTCGGAGGAATCGCCAATACGCCTACTGCCCGTGAGATTGAGGCTCGGGTGCTGGTTCAGGAGGCAGAGCAGGTTGAGGAAGAAATATAA
- a CDS encoding alkaline phosphatase PhoX: MQDPISRRYFLQLAGKISAGFFGLQAVASSALAAESPAPGQVLGRGYGALRTDPKGILNLPKGFSYRIISQHGTVMDDGFFVPGKPDGMATFLGPEGKTIIVRNHELSPEMNDLGAFGEKLELLRAVPKSALYDFGGGKLPGLGGTTTLVYDTKTHTVEKEFLSLAGTIRNCAGGPTPWNTWITCEETVLKNVGDLEQTHGYNFEVPASHIPQLYDPVPLKAMGRFQHEAVAVEPNSGIVYQTEDRHDGVIYRFLPKVPGKLHKGGKLQALAIRDRKSFDTRNWAGLKTERFPKNLPLPVMWIDVEDVESPDDQLRYQSFEAGAARFARGEGMWYGNEEVFFACTNGGIRKQGQIFRYVPSPYEGTSREGERPATLELFIEPNRSRLLENCDNLTVSPFGDLMVCEDNLNPRILGVTPSGEIYPFAHNIGFMSEFAGVCFSPDGSTMFVNIQHANLTFAITGPFRRPEAQAWQTFKPSRNK, encoded by the coding sequence ATGCAAGATCCCATCTCGAGAAGATATTTCCTTCAACTAGCCGGCAAGATCTCTGCCGGCTTTTTTGGCCTTCAGGCCGTGGCCTCATCTGCACTGGCAGCGGAATCCCCCGCTCCGGGTCAGGTCTTGGGCCGCGGATATGGAGCCTTGCGCACCGATCCCAAGGGGATTCTCAATCTGCCCAAAGGATTTTCCTACCGCATCATTTCGCAGCATGGTACCGTCATGGATGATGGATTCTTCGTGCCGGGAAAGCCTGATGGCATGGCGACCTTTCTCGGCCCAGAAGGAAAAACCATCATCGTCAGGAATCACGAGTTGAGCCCTGAAATGAATGATCTCGGAGCTTTTGGGGAAAAGCTAGAACTGCTCCGAGCTGTACCAAAATCTGCCTTGTACGACTTTGGGGGAGGAAAATTGCCCGGACTGGGAGGGACGACCACGCTGGTATACGATACCAAAACCCACACCGTGGAAAAGGAATTCCTGAGTCTCGCGGGGACGATCCGAAATTGTGCTGGCGGGCCCACCCCGTGGAATACGTGGATCACATGCGAGGAAACCGTCTTGAAGAATGTGGGGGATCTGGAGCAAACGCATGGATACAATTTCGAAGTGCCAGCTTCGCATATTCCCCAGTTGTATGATCCTGTCCCACTGAAAGCCATGGGAAGGTTTCAGCATGAGGCTGTCGCGGTCGAACCCAACTCCGGTATTGTGTATCAAACGGAAGATCGCCACGATGGAGTCATCTACCGATTCCTTCCCAAAGTTCCCGGTAAGCTCCACAAAGGCGGCAAGCTTCAAGCACTCGCTATTCGCGACCGCAAATCCTTCGACACCCGCAATTGGGCAGGCTTGAAAACCGAGCGATTTCCCAAGAATCTGCCGCTCCCCGTGATGTGGATCGACGTGGAGGATGTAGAGTCTCCCGATGATCAGTTGAGGTACCAGTCCTTTGAAGCGGGAGCTGCGAGATTTGCCCGAGGAGAAGGGATGTGGTATGGAAATGAGGAAGTGTTTTTTGCCTGTACCAATGGTGGAATCAGAAAGCAAGGTCAGATTTTCAGATATGTACCCAGTCCGTACGAAGGAACCAGCCGGGAAGGGGAAAGACCCGCTACGCTTGAATTGTTTATCGAGCCCAACCGTTCACGACTGCTGGAAAACTGTGACAACTTGACGGTATCGCCATTTGGCGATCTTATGGTCTGCGAGGACAATCTCAATCCTCGAATTTTGGGGGTGACTCCCTCGGGTGAAATCTATCCATTTGCTCACAACATCGGGTTTATGTCCGAATTTGCCGGAGTGTG